CCGGCCGTTCACCGTGCCGCTCACGGAGTCGCGGAAGAGCACGGCTCGCGACATCTGCACGCGGGTGCTGTCGCGCAGGGTGATCCGGACGTTGCTCTGCGTCTCCGAGAGGGCGTACCGGGGCGCGGGCGTCGGCGGCTTCCAGTACGTGCATCCGCCGAGCAGAAGCATCGCCGCCGACAGCAGGGTGGTTCGCGCGGCACGGTTCATCGTGGTTCCCTCCGCTGCCCAACTCGCGCGGGCGGTGAGTGGATCGAATTCTCAAGAACGGTCGCTGCCGTCCGGTGTCAGCTTTCGCTCCCTTGCGGTCGCGCGCGCTGCACGTCAAGCATAGCACACGCCGCTCCGCCAGGCGATCTCCGATCCAATGCAAAGGCGCTCGCTGGCGGATGTGGCCAGCGCGCGCCCTCGGTGCGAACGCGTGGATCAGGGCGCGGTCGCCTGGTCGTCGAAGCGCACCATGCGCGCGACGGCCGGCTTTCCGTGGCAGTCCACGTAGAAGAGCATGTAGAACGCGGGCGGCAGGTTGGCCTGGCGCGCGTTGGGCGTGCGGAACACGATCTCGTTGGCGGAGGTCGTCCGGAACGGCAGGTCCTGGAACTGCTGCCCGTTCTGCCACCCGTGCGTGGCCGACGGCAGCTTGATCAGCACCAGCTTCGCCTGCTGCCCCGCGGAGCACTGCGCGGGAAGCCCGGCCAGCTGCACCCGGTATTCCTGGTTGCTGCGAAACAGGTTGAACGTCTTGCCGCCGATCACCGCCTCCGGCCGGTAGCCCCGGGGCGGGGTGACGGGGCGGATGGAGGTGATCGACGCGCGCCGGTCCGGGTCGATGAACAGGTACGGCGGGCTGAAGACCTCGGCCACCCAGTTTTCGGTGGGGACGGTGTTCATTCCCTTTTCGCCGCGGGCCATGGGCCCGTCGCCGAAGAAGTACATGTCGATGTCCACCAGGCTCAGGTCCGGCTTGGGCTGCCCGTTCTGGGGCAGCCCGTCGGGTTGCTCTCCGCTTCGCACGGTGGCACGTGCCGAGTTGCCGCCGGACACCAGCACGCGCCCGTCGGGGAGCAGGAGCGCGTTGTTGTGGTACAGCCGCGGCTCCACGGCCTCGCTCATCCGCGTCTTTTCGTACCCGGTGAACGTGGCGCCGTCGAACCGGGGCGTCAGGAGCAGCGGATAGAACACCGGGCCGTAGAAATCGTAGTTGCCGCCGTTGATCACCAGCACCTGGCGCGTGGGAAGGATGATCGCGTAGTGCATGGTGCGGTCGTCCTGCGGCGTGTCGCCCAGGAAGTTTTCGTCCAGGGTCCACCGGCCGCCGAGCGGGTCGTCGGGCGACGCGTGGAACTCCTCGCGCTTGCGGCTGCCGCGCCCGCCGGCGAAGTGCGTGGGGGCGATGCCGTCCGTGGACGTGGTGTTCATGGGCAGCAGCGTGCCCGGCGACGTGGGCTGGCCTCCCAGCAGCGTGATGTTGCCCGTGTTGGGGTCAAGGTACGTGGTGCCGTACGACGAGACGGTGTCGGCACGCTCGGGCCCGCGCTCGAACGAAATCCTGGGGCGCTCGGCCGTGCCGCCAATGGTGGCCCAGTAGGTGTTCTTGGTGCGCCGCATGAACGCGGTGCTTTCCGTGCGAAGGCTCACCCAGTCGCCCTCCCGCGTCATGTACAGGCGGCCGTCGGGCATCAGGTAGTTTTCGGGATACAGCTTGAAGGCGTCCCGCTGGTTCGCGCGGATGCACCGCTCGTCGCACACCACGCCGTCGTCGGGAACGAACGCCGGGTTGATTTCCGTGGCGAAGGGGCTGTTCGGCGTGTCGCGCACGTCCACGGAGCGCCAGGCGGCCTGGGGATCTCGCGGGTTGAACCGGGCCGGGTTGAAAAAGTCGACGGTGTGGTTGATCTCGAACTCGTACATCGTCGGATAGCCGTGGTCGAACCCCACGAAGCCGCTGAACACCGCCATCCGCCCGTCGAGCAGCGGAACGATGCTGGCGTACCAGCGTCCGCGCGGCATGAAGCCGGAAAAGATCCAGGGATCGTTCCGGGGCGCGGGCATCCGGCGCCAGTCTAGGGACTGCCAGTCGATGCTGAGCTCCTTCCGCCAGTCGAAGATGTACGTCGACCGGTTGCCGGTGCGGTACGGGTAGTAGTACTGCGTGCCCCCGGTAAAGAGGACGTTGCCGTCGGGCAGGTGCAGGTGGCCGGTGCAGAACAGGTCGCTCGGCGCAAACTGGCCCACGCTGTCCGGGTCGGCGACGGGCACCGGGTGCGGGATGCGGTAGAAGGTGTTCCGGTCAGGATCGTAGACTGCGACGTTATTGACGAGCTGGTAGTAGTTCTCCAGGCTGTCCATCGCGAATGGGTTTCCGTTCCGGTTGAAGACGCCGGTGCCGGGGGCCGGGTTGTGGACGTTGGGGTAGTGCTCGATGGGCGCGTGGTTGCGCCAGCTGCTGCCGCTGGCCCACAGCACCTTGCCCGAAGGCAGCAGAACGCCGTGCACCGTCTGCATGCCCAGGATGCGGTGGATGGCCGCGCCGCCATCCTCCGGGATCACCGTCGCCCACCGGCCGTAGATGGCGGGATCGGGCGTGAGCTCGTGCGCATCCGCGGGGGGTGGGCCGTTCGCGTGGCCGTTCTGCGCGACGAGGGACGGGGGCGGCGACACGAGGAAGCTGAAAATGATCGCGCCGAGCGCAGCAAACCGAGGGATTGTGCGGGAACGGAGATGATGTGGCGTGCGCATGGACCTTTCTCTCGCGGGGGCAGGCGGGGTGTGTGACTGCAGTTTTCTGCCTGAAAGGTATTGTGCGGCTTCCCGAAAAACCAGAAACTCGATTTCGGAGACTGGCGCAGGTCATCCCCCACGTTCCGATAGGATGATCGACATGCAAGGGTTCCGCGGTTGACCCGCACGCCCGAGCGCGCCGACGCGGCGCCGGCGATGCGCATCGCCTCCGACTTCGACCGCCTCTCCGCGTTCGACGACGGGCGGTGGGACCACAACCGGCACTATCATCCGCTCCTGCTGCGCTCCCTGCCGGCGAGGCGGGAGAGCGCCTTGGAGATCGGCTGTGGAACCGGTGAGTTCGCGCGCCTGCTCGCCCGGGAATTCGCCCGGGTGACGGCGATCGATCTTTCCCCCGAGATGGTGCGCCGCGCTCGCGAACTTTCGCCGGGCGTGGCCCACATCGAGTTCACGCAGGCGGACGTCGCGTCGTGCGACCTGCCGCCGGAATCGTTCGACTGCATCGCCAGCATCGCGACGCTGCATCACCTGCCGCTGGCGGACACGCTGATGAAGCTGTCCGCGGCGCTGCGGCCGGGTGGCGTGCTGCTCGTGCTGGACCTGTATCAGCCGCGGAGCGCCGCGGACTTCGCCTGGAGTGCCGCGGCGTGGCCGTGCAATCTCGTCCTCCGCGCCTGGCACCATGGCCGGCTCCGGGACCCTCCCGACGTGCGCCGCGCCTGGTCCGAGCACGCCCGGCACGACGTGTATCCAGCGCTGGCAGACGTCCGCGCGCTGGGAGAGCGCCTAGTTCCGGGAGCCGTGGTGCGCCGCCACCTCTTCTGGCGGTACTCGCTGGTCTGGCAGAAGCCGGCTGTGCGGGCGTAACGTGAAGCTCGCGAGAGCGGCGGGCCCTGGTGCGCCGCCGCCGTGCTCCACACGAATTTCCACGCTTGCGCATGTCGACCGATTCGCTCCGCAGCCACCTGGTTCGCCTGCTGGACTGGCAGGATGCACACGCCACCTTCGATGCCGCAGTGCAGGGCATCGAGCCCGAGTTCCAGGGCATTCGTCCCCTCGGGCTGCCCCACTCCGCCTGGGAGCTGCTGGAGCACCTGCGATTCACCCAGCGCGACATCCTGGATTTCTGCCGCGATCCCGGCTACGTGGAGCCGAAGTGGCCCGACGACTACTGGCCCTCGTCCGCCGCGCCGCCGTCGCCGGACGCGTGGAATCATTCCGCGTCGGCGTTCCGTGACGATCGCAGCGCCCTGAAGCAGCTCGCGGCCGACCCCGACGTGGACCTGTTCGCCGCGATCCCGCACGGCACCGGGCAAACCATCCTGCGCGAGCTGCTGCTGGTGGCCGACCACAACGCGTACCACGTGGGCCAGCTGGTTCTGCTGCGGCGCGCCCTCGGGATCTGGGCGTAGCCACCCATTCGTGCCGGGTGAAATCGATGGATTGGCTCTACGACCTCGTTCAGCCTTTCGTGTGGCACGCATGGCGCGCGTTTGGAGTCGCGTTCGCGTTCCTCCTGCTGTACGGTGTCGCTCGCCTCGTGCGGCCGAACCGCCCGCGGAGCTCGCCGAAGCCCATGCTGATCGCGACCATCGCGTGGACCGTGTTCGCGCTCATGGAAGCCGAAGCGACGCGTGAACGGGCGAACATCCGCGTGGACCTTCTCGTTACCTGGCCCCTCCTGTGTCTCGTGAGCCTCGGCGCGGTTGCGCTCTGGCTCGGCAGCCTGCTGCGGCCCAGCGGGGAACCGCTTCCAGGAACTCCCGCCGACGGATGATCGATACGCGTGTTGGTTTGCTCGGATACGAAGCCGTCGTGCGGGGATACATGCGCCATCGCGACCTGCTTCGGGACGATGACGGTACGGCGCGGGATCCCGCGGATCCGGACACGGCAGCCTTCGACGCGATGGATGAGTGCATCCGGC
This Longimicrobium sp. DNA region includes the following protein-coding sequences:
- a CDS encoding galactose oxidase-like domain-containing protein, whose translation is MSPPPSLVAQNGHANGPPPADAHELTPDPAIYGRWATVIPEDGGAAIHRILGMQTVHGVLLPSGKVLWASGSSWRNHAPIEHYPNVHNPAPGTGVFNRNGNPFAMDSLENYYQLVNNVAVYDPDRNTFYRIPHPVPVADPDSVGQFAPSDLFCTGHLHLPDGNVLFTGGTQYYYPYRTGNRSTYIFDWRKELSIDWQSLDWRRMPAPRNDPWIFSGFMPRGRWYASIVPLLDGRMAVFSGFVGFDHGYPTMYEFEINHTVDFFNPARFNPRDPQAAWRSVDVRDTPNSPFATEINPAFVPDDGVVCDERCIRANQRDAFKLYPENYLMPDGRLYMTREGDWVSLRTESTAFMRRTKNTYWATIGGTAERPRISFERGPERADTVSSYGTTYLDPNTGNITLLGGQPTSPGTLLPMNTTSTDGIAPTHFAGGRGSRKREEFHASPDDPLGGRWTLDENFLGDTPQDDRTMHYAIILPTRQVLVINGGNYDFYGPVFYPLLLTPRFDGATFTGYEKTRMSEAVEPRLYHNNALLLPDGRVLVSGGNSARATVRSGEQPDGLPQNGQPKPDLSLVDIDMYFFGDGPMARGEKGMNTVPTENWVAEVFSPPYLFIDPDRRASITSIRPVTPPRGYRPEAVIGGKTFNLFRSNQEYRVQLAGLPAQCSAGQQAKLVLIKLPSATHGWQNGQQFQDLPFRTTSANEIVFRTPNARQANLPPAFYMLFYVDCHGKPAVARMVRFDDQATAP
- a CDS encoding class I SAM-dependent methyltransferase translates to MTRTPERADAAPAMRIASDFDRLSAFDDGRWDHNRHYHPLLLRSLPARRESALEIGCGTGEFARLLAREFARVTAIDLSPEMVRRARELSPGVAHIEFTQADVASCDLPPESFDCIASIATLHHLPLADTLMKLSAALRPGGVLLVLDLYQPRSAADFAWSAAAWPCNLVLRAWHHGRLRDPPDVRRAWSEHARHDVYPALADVRALGERLVPGAVVRRHLFWRYSLVWQKPAVRA
- a CDS encoding DinB family protein; translated protein: MSTDSLRSHLVRLLDWQDAHATFDAAVQGIEPEFQGIRPLGLPHSAWELLEHLRFTQRDILDFCRDPGYVEPKWPDDYWPSSAAPPSPDAWNHSASAFRDDRSALKQLAADPDVDLFAAIPHGTGQTILRELLLVADHNAYHVGQLVLLRRALGIWA